The stretch of DNA CCCTCGGCTTTGGAGAGGGGTCCTCACCTGGCCCTGTCCCGGAGGGAGCGGCCCGTGTCTGCCCTCCGATCCTCGGAAAGGAGGGGCCAGACGCACTCCTGGGAGCAGTGGGCCTTGACCCGCCGAGCCCCCCCGATGTGAGGGCGGTGGGGGTTTACTGAGGAGGGTGGGAGGCGCATGATGTCGGGGACCCCGCGATGACCGACCTGCTCTTTCCCCTCCCGGCCCGGCGCCCCGACCACGGGCAGGCCTGCCTCGTGATGGTCGATCTCGTCGGGAGCACGCGGCTGGCGCACCTGCTGCCGCTGGAGGACTACGCGGCGCTGATGGCGGAGTTCGTGCAGGTGCTCGTGCTGAGCTTCGAGGCGCGGGGGGGACGGGTGCTGCAACACCAGGGGGACGCGGTGCTGGGGCTGTGGGCAGAGGGCGAGGTGGGGCCGGCCGTCCTCGCCGGGCACGAGACGCACGAGCGGGCCGCGCGGCTGGGGCTCGCCGCCACCCTGGGGGCCCGCTTGCAGGTGCGGGCGGGGGTCGCCCTGGGGGCCGTGATCACCGGCTGGGTCGGGGGGCAGCTCAGCGCGTACGGGCTGCCCGTCAACTACGCCCGGCGCCTGTGCGACGCCGCCGTGCCCGGCGAGACGCTGGTGTGCGGGGCGGCGGCGGCCCATCTGGGGTTTCCCGGCACCCTCGCGGAGCGGCCGCTGCCCCCGCTGGCGGGCTTCGGGCCGGAGTGCCGAGCTTACACCGTGCGTGAGGTTGGTGCGGGGGCTATGAAAACCGGTTAAGCGCCCGGGCGGCCTTCTCATGAGAACGCTGCCTAGACTGACCGGTATGGAACGCAAGCCCCTGGTCCTCGTCATCGAGGATGAAAAAGACATTGCGCGCTTTATCGAGCTCGAACTTGCCGCCGAGGGGTACGCGACCGAGGTGGCCTTTGACGGGGTGACGGGACTGTCCAAGTTCCGCGAGGTCAACCCCGACCTCGTGATCCTCGACCTGATGCTGCCGGTGCTCGACGGGCTGGAGGTCGCGCGGCGCATCCGCAAGACGAGCAACACGCCCATCATCATCCTGACGGCGAAAGACGGCATCCAGGACAAGGTGGAGGGCCTGGACTCGGGCGCCGACGACTACCTGATCAAGCCCTTTTCCATCGAGGAGCTGCTCGCCCGCGTTCGCGCGCACCTGCGGCGGGTGAACCCGGCGGTGACGGGCGAGGTGCGGGTCGCCGACCTCGTGATGAACCTCGACGGGCGCGAGATCTTCCGGGGCGGGCGGCGGGTCGAGCTGTCGGCCAAGGAATTCGAGCTGCTCGAACTTCTCGCGCGCAATCCCGGCAAGGTCTTCTCGCGCTTCGAGATCGAGGAGAAGGTCTGGCCCGAGTACACCGGCGGGAGCAACGTGGTGGACGTGTATATCGGCTACCTGCGCCGCAAGCTCGAAGAGGGCGGGGAGCGGCGGCTGATCCATACCGTGCGCGGCGTGGGGTACGTGCTGCGCGAGGAGTGAGGTCGGGAAGCGGAGCTAGACTGCCGGGCGTGAGGATCCGGTCCGCCACGCCCGGCCGGCTGCTGCCCGGGGGGTCGCCATGACGCTGCGCTGGCGGCTGACCCTCTTCTACACGGCGCTGCTCGCGGTGCTGCTCACGGTCGTGGGGTTCGCGGCGCTCTTCCTGATGCGGACGAGTCTGGTGGGCAACCTCGACCGGGAGTTGCAGCGGACATACCGCAGCTTTACCGACACCGTCAGTCAGCTTCAACTGGGCGGTCCCGGCGAGGGAGCCGAACAGGACGCGCCCGGAAGTCTCTCGCCCCTGCGGTACTTCTTCCCCAACGACGCGATCCAGATCGAGGAGCTGGCCTTTTACGACCTCCAGACCCTGCGGGCGGCGCTCGACCAGGCGCGGACGCCGGGGGCGCGGCGGCAACTGCTCGACTACGTTCGCCGCCTGACCGAGGCCACCCGCCGTCCCCCCATCGGCCTGGACCGCGCGGCCCCCCTGGGACTGAGCGACGCGGAACTCACCGGGCTGATCGATTCGCCCGACACCCAGATCGTGGTCGAGCGGGACATCAAGGAAGCGTACAGCGGCCGGGTCACGCCCTACCGCTTTCTGGTCACGCTGGGCCCGGTGCAGCTCAAGCCGAGCGGGCTGAGCGGCCCCCAGGAGACCCTCGCGGTCACCTACGTGGGCCGCCCGCTCACCGCCCTGCACGACACCCTCGCCCAGCTCCGGCGGGTGATCTTGCTGCTCTTCGTGGTGGGGCTGATCACGGCGGGGGCGGGGGCCTACCTGCTCGCCGGGCGGGCCCTCCAGCCGCTGAGGCAGGTCCAGCGCGCCGCCGAGCGCATCGGCGGGCAAAACCTCGGTGAGCGCGTGCCCGAGCCGCGCACCGGAGACGAGGTGGAGTCCCTCGCCGGGGCGCTCAACGCGATGCTGGGCCGCCTGGAGGGGAGCTTCGAGGCGCAGCGGCGGTTTACCAGCGATGCCAGCCACGAGCTGCGCACGCCCGTCACCGCGATCAGCGGGCACGCCTCGTACCTCCTGCGCCGCACCGAGCCCACGCCGCAGCAGCGCGAGAGCCTGAACATCATCCGCAGCGAGTCCGAGCGGCTCACCAACCTGATCGCCAGCCTGCTGCAACTCGCCCGCTCGGACAGCGGGGCGCTCACCCTGACCCGCCAGCCCATCCTCTCGGGCCCCTTCCTGGCCGAGGTCACCCGCGAACTTGCCCCCCTCGCCCAGGCGCAGGGCACCGCGCTCACGGCGGGCGGGCAGGATGTGGTCTTCGAGGGCGATCCCGACCGCCTCAAGCAGGTGCTGATCAACCTGATCGGCAACGCCCTCAAGGCGGGCGCCCGCCACATCACGCTGACGAGCGGCCTTCAGGAAGAGGGGCGCGAGGTGCGTCTGAGCGTGGGGGACGACGGCCCCGGCATCGCCCCCGAGCACCTCGCCCGGCTCTTCGACCGCTTCTACCGGGTCGAGGACAGCCGCAGCCGGGATCAGGGCGGCGCGGGACTCGGCCTGAGCATCGCCCGGGGCATCGTGGAGGCGCACGGCGGGCGCATCTGGCTGGAGAGCGAGGTCGGCCAGGGCACGACCGCCCACGTCCAGCTCCCGGTCGGCGACCTCCCCGACCTGGGCGACGACGTGCCGTGACGCCCTGCGCTGCCCGGTGAACTGCCTGCGGGGATGCGGCCCAGGGAGGCAGAAGCCCAAAGCACAGGCTTTTCTCTTGACCGAGTGACCTGGGTCTGTTGGCTTGGATGGGGCGGTCTGATGGGTCACACGTCCCCTCACCCGTTGCTTCGAGGGCGCCCTCTCCCGCAAGGGGAGAGGGTCAACAGCCGTCAGCCTTCCTTTGCTGACCCGAGATGTTGACCCTGGTCAAGAGAAAGGCCTGGGGGTTTGCCTGCTGCCATCTGCCTCCCGCACCGATCCTGGGCCGCCTGGTGACTCAATGCGCCGCCGCGACGGCCCGCACCATTTCGTCCTGCACCGCGCGCAGGGTGAGGACCGGGGAATCCTGCGGCCCGTTCATGAGCACGGCGAAGGCGAGGGTATGGCCGCTCCCGCCCGTCACGTACCCGGCGAGCGCGCTGACCCCGGGCAGGGTGCCCGTCTTGGCCCGCACGTCGAGGCCCGAGCCCACCAGCCGCCGCGCGAGGGTGCCGCCGCGCCCGTCGTGCTCCGGGTCGTCCTCGCCCGTCCCCGCCTGGGGCAGCGCCTCGGCGAGGGTGTTGCGGCGCTCGCGGTAGGTCCGGGCGGGCGGCTCGGCGCGCACGGAGCCCGCCGGGTAGGGGAGGTCGTGCGAGGCACGCAGGAGGTCCACCAGGGCGCGGGCGGTGAGGCGGTTCTCGCGGCTCAGGCCGCTGCCGTCGGCGAGGTGCACGCCCGTCAGGTCCACCCCCACGCGGCGCAGGGCCGAGCGTTCCCGCGCGAGCGCCCCCGCCAGCGTGCCGTTCCCGCCGGGCCGCGCCGCGAGGGTGGCGAGCAACTCCTCCGAGCGCAGGTTGTCGCTGGGCCGCAGGGTGGCGGCGAGCACCCCGGTGGGCGAGGGGCTGCGCACGCTGGCGACCCCCTGCTCGGGCCGCCGGGCGACCGGAACGAACGGGTCGGGCGGGAGCGCACGGCCCCGCTCGTCCACCCGCGAGGGGGGGAGGGAGGGGGTGAAGGGTAGGGCGGTGCCCACCGTCTCCGAGCGCACCCGCACCCCCGCGCGGCGCAGCTCGGCGATCAGGGCCGCGCCCGCCCGCCGCCGCGCCTCCGCCGCCGATGTGGGAGGCGAGGCGTGCCACTCCGCGAGGCGCACGGGTGTCATGGGCACGCCGAGGGGCAAACCTTCCCACGTCGCGGCGTCGAGCGTGTGCTCGTCCAGCCGCACCTCCCCGACCTCGCGCACCCCCCGGGCGTGGGCCTGCCGGGCGAGGGCGCGCAGGCTGTTGGGGCCGTCCGCCACGCCGAGGGTGGGGTCGGCGCCCCCGCGCAGGGTGAGGTGGGAGACGCGGGGGCGCCCGACCTCGGCGGCGGGCACGGTGAGTTCGGTGCTCCACCACCCGCCCGCGCCGCCCCGGTCAAGCAGGACCGACAGCGCCGTGACGAGCTTGACGGTGCTCGCCGGGATGAGGGAGAGGTCGGCCCCCCGCGCCTCCAGTTCCGCGCCCGTCGTCAGGTCGCGCACGAGCAGGCCGACTTGCACCTCGCGCGGGACCTTCGCCAGCACCCGCCGCACCTCCGCGCCCGGGCCCGGTTCGCGGACGAGCCTCACCCCCTGGAGAACGCCCGGGGCCTGCGCCGCCGACCAGGGGGCCAGGAGCGCCAGACACAGGGGGAGAACTCGCCGCACGCGCGCAGGATAGCGGGCAGACTGTGGGGGCGTGACCCGAGGAGACCTCACCGGCAACGTCTTGCACTGCCCCCGCTGCGGGCGGGCCTACCGCTTCACGCGCACGCCGGGGGGCCACGCCGTCCGCGTCCACGAGAAGCGCTGGCCCTGGAGCCGCGAGGCGACCTGGCGGGGCTGGGGCGAGTGGACCGAGCCGCTCGGCAAGTTCCGCTGCCGCTGCGGGTCGGGGTTGACCGTGAGGTGAGGGCCTCAGCCCTTGGGCAGCGCGAGCCCCATCTGCTGGTACATCTGGTATTGCGGCGCCCCGCCGAGCATGTTCTGGCCGCCGTCCACGGGCAGGATCACGCCCGTCACGTAGCTCGCGGCGTCGGACACCAGGAAGAGGGCCGCGTTGGCGATGTCCTGGGGCAGTCCGAAGCGGCCCAGGGGCACCGTGCGGGTGAACTGCTCGCGGGTCTTCTCGTCCGGGGCGAGGCGGGCCATCCCCTCGGTGCCGTCGATGGGGCCGGGGATGATCGCGTTCACCCGCACCCCGCGCAGGCCCCACTCGACGGCGAGGGTCCGCGTCAGGGCGTCCACCCCCGCCTTCGCCGCGACGACGTGCGCCTGCATGGGGACGGGCACCCCGTAGGCGCTGATGGAGAGGATGTTGCCGCCCGGCACACTCAGGTGCGGCGCGCACGCCTTGATGGTGTTGTAGGTGCCCAGCAGGTCGATGTCCACCACCGTCTTGAAGCCGTTCGGGCTGATGCCGTCCACCGGGGCCGGGAAGTTCCCCGCCGCCCCCGCAAGCACGATGTCAAAGGGCCCGAACATCTCCACCCCCGCCTGCGCCGCCGCCTGGAGGGCCGCGAAGTCGCGCACGTCCGCCGAGACGCCGAGGGCCCGGCCCCCCGCCTCCTCGATGCTCCGGGCGGCGTTTTGCGCCTTTTCGAGATTACGGCCCAGGATCGTCACGGCGCACCCGTGGGCGGCAAAAGAACGCGCGATGCCGAGGTTGATGCCGCTGCCGCCCCCGGTGATCAAGGCGTGCTTGCCGCGCAGCAGGTCGGGGCGGAAGGTGGAGGCGGGGTCATGGGGTTGGGTCATGGTGGGCTCCTTTGAGGAAAGCGGTCAGCTCTCAGCCTTCAGCTTTCAGCGAGAGGGGGAGGCTTCAGCTTTTGCTTTTGGAGGCTGACCGCTGAGGGCTGACCGCTGACAGCTT from Deinococcus aestuarii encodes:
- a CDS encoding adenylate/guanylate cyclase domain-containing protein encodes the protein MTDLLFPLPARRPDHGQACLVMVDLVGSTRLAHLLPLEDYAALMAEFVQVLVLSFEARGGRVLQHQGDAVLGLWAEGEVGPAVLAGHETHERAARLGLAATLGARLQVRAGVALGAVITGWVGGQLSAYGLPVNYARRLCDAAVPGETLVCGAAAAHLGFPGTLAERPLPPLAGFGPECRAYTVREVGAGAMKTG
- a CDS encoding response regulator transcription factor, whose amino-acid sequence is MERKPLVLVIEDEKDIARFIELELAAEGYATEVAFDGVTGLSKFREVNPDLVILDLMLPVLDGLEVARRIRKTSNTPIIILTAKDGIQDKVEGLDSGADDYLIKPFSIEELLARVRAHLRRVNPAVTGEVRVADLVMNLDGREIFRGGRRVELSAKEFELLELLARNPGKVFSRFEIEEKVWPEYTGGSNVVDVYIGYLRRKLEEGGERRLIHTVRGVGYVLREE
- a CDS encoding sensor histidine kinase, producing MTLRWRLTLFYTALLAVLLTVVGFAALFLMRTSLVGNLDRELQRTYRSFTDTVSQLQLGGPGEGAEQDAPGSLSPLRYFFPNDAIQIEELAFYDLQTLRAALDQARTPGARRQLLDYVRRLTEATRRPPIGLDRAAPLGLSDAELTGLIDSPDTQIVVERDIKEAYSGRVTPYRFLVTLGPVQLKPSGLSGPQETLAVTYVGRPLTALHDTLAQLRRVILLLFVVGLITAGAGAYLLAGRALQPLRQVQRAAERIGGQNLGERVPEPRTGDEVESLAGALNAMLGRLEGSFEAQRRFTSDASHELRTPVTAISGHASYLLRRTEPTPQQRESLNIIRSESERLTNLIASLLQLARSDSGALTLTRQPILSGPFLAEVTRELAPLAQAQGTALTAGGQDVVFEGDPDRLKQVLINLIGNALKAGARHITLTSGLQEEGREVRLSVGDDGPGIAPEHLARLFDRFYRVEDSRSRDQGGAGLGLSIARGIVEAHGGRIWLESEVGQGTTAHVQLPVGDLPDLGDDVP
- a CDS encoding D-alanyl-D-alanine carboxypeptidase/D-alanyl-D-alanine-endopeptidase, with translation MRRVLPLCLALLAPWSAAQAPGVLQGVRLVREPGPGAEVRRVLAKVPREVQVGLLVRDLTTGAELEARGADLSLIPASTVKLVTALSVLLDRGGAGGWWSTELTVPAAEVGRPRVSHLTLRGGADPTLGVADGPNSLRALARQAHARGVREVGEVRLDEHTLDAATWEGLPLGVPMTPVRLAEWHASPPTSAAEARRRAGAALIAELRRAGVRVRSETVGTALPFTPSLPPSRVDERGRALPPDPFVPVARRPEQGVASVRSPSPTGVLAATLRPSDNLRSEELLATLAARPGGNGTLAGALARERSALRRVGVDLTGVHLADGSGLSRENRLTARALVDLLRASHDLPYPAGSVRAEPPARTYRERRNTLAEALPQAGTGEDDPEHDGRGGTLARRLVGSGLDVRAKTGTLPGVSALAGYVTGGSGHTLAFAVLMNGPQDSPVLTLRAVQDEMVRAVAAAH
- a CDS encoding SDR family oxidoreductase, with translation MTQPHDPASTFRPDLLRGKHALITGGGSGINLGIARSFAAHGCAVTILGRNLEKAQNAARSIEEAGGRALGVSADVRDFAALQAAAQAGVEMFGPFDIVLAGAAGNFPAPVDGISPNGFKTVVDIDLLGTYNTIKACAPHLSVPGGNILSISAYGVPVPMQAHVVAAKAGVDALTRTLAVEWGLRGVRVNAIIPGPIDGTEGMARLAPDEKTREQFTRTVPLGRFGLPQDIANAALFLVSDAASYVTGVILPVDGGQNMLGGAPQYQMYQQMGLALPKG